One genomic window of Halogeometricum sp. S3BR5-2 includes the following:
- a CDS encoding MFS transporter, translating to MGITDVDRRILALGVARMADSLGNSFLIVVLPLYITSGVVGGGTFGLAPALVTGIILSAYGFFNSALQPFVGKLSDRTGKRRIFVVVGLLVLTVANFAYSLVDSYGAILLIRLGQGLGVAFTIPATVALVNELAADTARGESMGTFNTFRMVGFGLGPVVAGAVINRGPYRVFGRALTGFEAAFYVATVSALLGAVLVTLLVSDPEVSEEEEASAGEDLNIAVRDHVGDNLLDPVFTLGLASLFIAIGIALLEPLQTQVNSALGQSATMFGIEFASFTLAQVLLQRPIGMWSDEYGRRPFILAGLLLLIPATFVEGFVVTPLGMVVARFVQGVAGAAVLAPAMALAGDIAAGRSSGTTMSVLTMSFGLGVAIGPLSAGYLSGVELPVGQPYATPFVFGALLALVGFVLVYTQVEETVQANASPDSGPSPSSSD from the coding sequence GTGGGCATCACCGACGTCGACCGACGCATCCTCGCGCTCGGAGTCGCGCGGATGGCCGACTCGCTGGGCAACTCCTTCCTGATCGTCGTCCTGCCGCTGTACATCACGAGCGGCGTCGTCGGCGGCGGGACGTTCGGCCTCGCGCCGGCGCTCGTCACGGGCATCATCCTCTCGGCGTACGGCTTCTTCAACAGCGCCCTCCAGCCGTTCGTCGGCAAACTCTCCGACCGGACGGGCAAGCGGCGGATATTCGTCGTCGTCGGACTGCTCGTGCTCACGGTGGCGAACTTCGCGTACTCGCTGGTCGACAGCTACGGCGCGATTCTCCTCATTCGCCTCGGACAGGGTCTCGGCGTCGCGTTCACGATTCCGGCCACCGTCGCCCTGGTGAACGAACTGGCGGCCGACACCGCCCGCGGGGAGTCGATGGGGACGTTCAACACGTTCCGGATGGTCGGGTTCGGCCTGGGCCCCGTCGTCGCGGGCGCCGTCATCAACCGCGGTCCCTACCGGGTGTTCGGTCGGGCGCTGACCGGGTTCGAGGCGGCCTTCTACGTGGCGACGGTGAGCGCCCTCCTCGGCGCGGTGCTCGTCACCCTGCTCGTCTCGGACCCCGAGGTGAGCGAGGAGGAGGAGGCCAGCGCCGGCGAGGACCTGAACATCGCCGTCCGCGACCACGTCGGCGACAACCTGCTCGACCCCGTGTTCACGCTCGGGTTGGCCTCGCTGTTCATCGCCATCGGCATCGCGCTGCTCGAACCGCTCCAGACGCAGGTCAACAGCGCGCTCGGACAGAGCGCGACCATGTTCGGTATCGAGTTCGCCTCGTTCACGCTGGCGCAGGTACTCCTGCAGCGACCTATCGGGATGTGGAGCGACGAGTACGGGCGGAGGCCGTTCATCCTCGCCGGCCTGCTGCTGTTGATTCCGGCGACGTTCGTGGAGGGCTTCGTCGTGACGCCGCTCGGCATGGTCGTCGCCCGCTTCGTGCAGGGCGTCGCCGGCGCGGCGGTGCTCGCCCCGGCGATGGCGCTGGCGGGCGATATCGCCGCCGGGCGGAGTTCCGGGACGACGATGTCCGTGCTGACGATGTCGTTCGGTCTCGGCGTCGCCATCGGCCCCCTGTCGGCGGGCTACCTCTCGGGCGTCGAACTCCCGGTCGGTCAGCCGTACGCGACGCCGTTCGTCTTCGGCGCGCTACTCGCTCTCGTCGGGTTCGTCCTCGTGTACACGCAGGTCGAAGAGACCGTGCAGGCGAACGCCTCGCCCGACTCCGGACCCAGTCCGTCATCGAGCGACTGA
- a CDS encoding AzlC family ABC transporter permease → MPVSHVPPAVRRGVRDATPVAVGIVPFGLITGVASVKAGLSPAQAVGFSFLAFAGASQLAVVDLLGRNATLAVAVLTGVVINLRLLMFSASIAPYFRPFDSRRKTLSSYLLTDQAYALAVSWYREADPDSTARFRYFVAAGGWLWVVWQASLVAGVVAGANVPESWGLEFAVPLVFLGLLVPAVSTRPTLAAAVVGGGVAVAGDVVTVGGSPGLPYNLSLVVGAVAGVLAGVAVSAAGGGGDGDADDGSDGDPETPEEAGD, encoded by the coding sequence GTGCCCGTCTCTCACGTCCCGCCCGCGGTCCGACGCGGCGTCCGCGACGCGACTCCCGTCGCGGTCGGCATCGTACCGTTCGGACTGATCACGGGCGTCGCTTCCGTCAAGGCGGGCCTCTCGCCGGCGCAGGCGGTCGGATTCTCCTTCCTCGCCTTCGCGGGCGCCTCGCAGTTGGCCGTCGTCGACCTCCTGGGCCGGAACGCGACGCTGGCCGTGGCCGTCCTCACGGGCGTCGTCATCAACCTCCGGCTCCTGATGTTCTCGGCGTCCATCGCACCGTACTTCCGGCCGTTCGACTCGCGCCGGAAGACGCTCTCCTCGTACCTCCTCACGGACCAGGCCTACGCGCTCGCCGTCTCGTGGTACCGCGAGGCGGACCCGGATTCGACGGCGCGCTTCCGGTACTTCGTCGCCGCCGGGGGGTGGCTGTGGGTCGTCTGGCAGGCGTCGCTGGTCGCCGGGGTGGTCGCGGGCGCGAACGTGCCCGAGTCGTGGGGGTTGGAGTTCGCCGTCCCCCTCGTGTTCTTGGGTCTTCTCGTCCCCGCCGTCTCGACCCGACCGACCCTCGCGGCGGCCGTCGTCGGCGGCGGCGTGGCCGTCGCGGGCGACGTCGTCACCGTGGGCGGAAGCCCGGGGCTGCCGTACAACCTCTCGCTCGTCGTCGGCGCCGTCGCGGGCGTCCTCGCCGGCGTCGCCGTCTCCGCGGCGGGCGGCGGAGGTGACGGGGACGCAGACGACGGGAGCGACGGCGACCCGGAGACGCCCGAGGAGGCGGGGGACTGA
- a CDS encoding ArsR family transcriptional regulator has translation MKLAVPTDFDILRALSDGKRNTAVNLSHILDRDRSYINTRLPVLADYDLVGRIGPAQNSGLYAITEKGRVVLSQRDQYRTDDVDFDALVATQLKTARSD, from the coding sequence ATGAAACTGGCAGTTCCCACGGATTTCGATATCCTCCGCGCCCTCTCCGACGGGAAGCGAAACACGGCAGTGAACCTCTCGCACATTCTCGACCGGGACCGTTCGTACATCAACACCCGACTGCCGGTGTTGGCCGACTACGACCTCGTCGGGCGCATCGGACCCGCGCAGAACTCCGGACTGTACGCCATCACCGAGAAAGGGCGCGTCGTCCTCTCACAGCGCGACCAGTATCGGACCGACGACGTGGACTTCGACGCGCTTGTGGCGACCCAGTTGAAGACGGCTCGCTCCGACTGA
- a CDS encoding AzlD domain-containing protein, producing the protein MPTEYGPVAVWGVAVAVGLATFAVRGSFVYLFGRVESVPPRVTQALRFVPPAVFAALVVPSLVVVDGSADLSPVAVSLSRGFSVAVGNERLLAGIVAAGAAWVTEDVFATIAAGMATLWLLRFVV; encoded by the coding sequence ATGCCCACCGAGTACGGTCCGGTCGCCGTCTGGGGCGTCGCCGTCGCCGTCGGCCTCGCCACGTTCGCCGTCCGCGGGTCGTTCGTCTACCTGTTCGGCCGCGTCGAGTCGGTGCCGCCGCGGGTGACGCAGGCGCTCCGGTTCGTCCCGCCCGCGGTGTTCGCCGCCCTCGTCGTCCCCTCGCTGGTGGTCGTCGACGGCTCGGCCGACCTCTCGCCCGTCGCCGTCTCCCTCTCACGGGGCTTCTCCGTCGCCGTCGGCAACGAGCGACTTCTCGCGGGCATCGTCGCGGCGGGCGCCGCGTGGGTCACGGAGGACGTCTTCGCCACCATCGCCGCCGGCATGGCGACGCTGTGGCTCCTCCGCTTCGTCGTCTGA